Below is a genomic region from Bacteroidota bacterium.
CAGGTTTTCGCCCCCCAGATAAAAAGCCCAATCCCGGTGCGTATACGTGGCCTGTACCGCAACAGTACCCAGCCCCCGGCAGGCAGCCCACCGCCAGTGCCGCTGTACCCCACAGCACCCCGCCGCTAGGGGGGGACTTGCTACACAAAAACGGTGGTAGCCGTGGCTAGCTCATAACACAAATTGACCGTTCGGCCTAGTGCCTGGGTGCGGTACACCACCCCACGTGGCACACAGTAACAGTCTTGCGGATACAGATCTATACAGCTACCATCCACCAATTCCAACCGCAGGTGGCCATTCAGCACCACAAAAAGCTCGTCACTGTCGGGGTGGCTATGCCAGGGATACTGGTTATCTTCGTTAACGGCTATGCGCAGGCAGTGGTCGTTCAGGTTGGCTACTACTTGGTTGGTATGTGGGCCCAGCAGGGCGGTGCCCAGCTGTAGCAGGTTTATCTTAGCTAGCATAAGGCAAATAGGAAAAAAAGGACAAGAGATCCTATGGAAATAGCCGCAGGCCCGTCAGGCTCTATAGTGGGTTTTCTGCACAAGGGCCACCGGCTATTGCCTTTTATCCCTTAACTTTGTACTTTGAAAAAAAGAGAATGATGACCACACAGCGTTTTGACTGTATAATCGGCAAAACTAAAGATTCGGAAAAGGTGCAACAAAAGCTGCTGTTTGCTGGCTTGGAAAAATTAAGTAAAAAAATGTCTTGACGAGGCCTTGCGGGCGGGGTATCTTTATCCATGCTCCTCATCGGAGTACTTCCTGAAACAGCGCCTCGGTTATGCACCCTGGGGCTATGCCTCTCGCCTTGGAAACAAGCGGGCGGCCCAGGCTCTGTGCCGAGGAAAGGCTAAAGCCCTCGGAATACGAAGGACCCCTGAAATAGGGAGCCTTTTGTTTGCAGAACGTTGATTTTTAAGCGGCTTACACTTGCTTTTGTGGGGGCTTTGTTGTATATTCATAGTGTGTAGTTGCGCATCAGCACCTCAGTTTTCTGCTTTCGTGGGCCGCCGTGCTTCACTTTTTGGGCGCTGAGTACTTGCTGGTGCGTCTCTACCGTCCAGCCGTGCGCCTCAGCGTACTGGCGCAGCAGGGGCACGTCATAGCAGCTCAGCAGGAACTTGCCCTTCAGGCTGGCCAGGCAGTCCAGCAGGGCCGCAAAGTGCACTTCGGTGTAGCCCTTGTAGTGGCCCTGGTCAGAGCCCACATAGGGCGGGTCTACGTAGTGAAAGGCACTGGGCGTGTCACGGCTTCGAAGCACCTTTAAGGCATCATTGTGCTCTATTTGAACCAGCCTTAATCGTGCCACCAGGGCACTCAGTTCAGCCGGGTTTTCCCAGCTTTCGCGGCGGCCTGCTACGCGGCGGGTGGTAGTAGTAGTGGTGCACGCCCCAGTGGGCCACAAGGCCACTCCCGGCTTCGCGCGCCTGGTACTTCCAGCGGCTAGCCAGGTTGTACTGCTCCGAGCGAGGTACATCCAGAAAGCGGTCGCCATTCTGGTCGTTATTCTGCTGCAGGCGGCTGCCATGCACCAGCTGGATGGTACTAAGGTGCCTACCTAGCCGCTGGGCTGCATTCAGGTTAGCCTCGGTGCGGCCCATGTCGCTGGCATACAGGTTTACGTACAGCTTCTCCGCATCCATGGGCTGCTTCAGCGTCAGGTTTATCTGGCCTGAAGTGGCTTCGTAGCCCTGCACCACGCTGCCCACTCCCTTGCTAATCTCCAGGGATCGCACCCAGGCACCCGGCACATAGGCCAGTGCACCCATGCGCTCCAGGCCACGCGGGTAGGCCTGTGCCTCGGTGGTCAGCTGGGTATACATGCCGTCCAGGCCCAGCATACGTATGTCTCGGGTACCCGTTATGGCATCGCTCATGCTGGCATCCACCGTGGCGTTGGTTTCAAAGCTCTCACTCAGGTTGCAGCAGGCCGCCTTAAATAGCTCTTCGGTACCCAGCTGCTCTATCTTTCGTGTCTCCAGGGCTAGGATTTCGGTGGAGCGTACACGGCCCTGCACCTGTATGCCATCCAGCTGTAGGGGGGGTAGCACTATGCGCAGGGGTGTCATACTTTCTATCCGCAGCGTATCGCCCGCATAGCCTGCATACTGCACCCCCAGCTGCCAGGGCAGCTGGGGCGGGGCTATCAGGTGAAAGAAGCCGGCAGTGTCGGTATAGGTTCCGGTTTCGGTGTAGCGCCACTGCAGGCTGGCCTGATACAGCGGCACCGGCTCGCCATCGGCCTGGCCCAGCACTTGGCCCATCAGGTGGGGTGTGCTGCCGTGGGCAGCGTGCGCCGCGTGATCGTGCTGTGCATAGGCAGGTAGCACAGCGTATAGGGAAAAGAACAAGTAGAATGTGCACACCCGCTTGGGTATGCCTGGGTAATGGGGTTTCATGGGAAATGTGATAAGAGGTGAACGAAAACGAGCAAGGCGTTTCCGTCCCTCTTATAGCCGCCAGATGGCGTAGCGCTGCTGCACGCTGGCCGTGGGGGGCGGCGGGGCCACAGCACCAGGCTGCATGCGCGTAGCCAGGCCTACAGCCTGGATATCGCTTACCAGCGCCCACACCTGTGGAGGCAGCATGGCCATATGCACAGGATGCAGGGCAGGCTGGCCTGCTGCCTGGGTGTACACATCTGTGTGGGCCAGGCGCACCTGTGTATCGCAGCAGGCATGCGGATCGGCCTCGGGATGAAACTTGGCACAGCAGTCGCCGCCCGGGGCCGCAGCGTGATCCACGGCAGGGTCTGCACAGTGGGTATGCACACATACAGGCCCGTATGCTGCTCGCCGGCTGTATGGCATACATGCTGCACGAAAGGCACCCCCGATGCGTAGAACAGCAGGATAAAAGCCATCGCGATTTGCATACGTATGCGCATAACCATTGAGAAGAGAGTGCAAAATTAATGCGAAACCCGTTCACAACCCCCAGGATGTACGGACACGGGAGCAAGGCCTGTAGCAAGAGCCCGAGCACGGATGAGCACGGCCGAATCGTACAAAATAAGCAGCCGGTGTACATCGTTTTGTGTAGTATACAGGGTATAATCCACAGGATGTAGAAAGACTCAACCTTGACAGGTAAAAATGCGTTACTATCTTAGGCGGTTTGGCGTGGGCAGTGCTTGGTACATCCAGCGCCTGTCGGCGGCGGGCCTATAGAGAAACGGAGAAACTACGATTGAATAAACTTACCGCAGAACACTATGGAGCATCGCTACCCATTCGAAGAATTTGATGAACAGGGTGCCCGCCGCGAAGCCGATCGCTTCGAGGCCAGCATTGCAGCAGAGCAGCCCATCTTCATGGATCTGGCTACCATCGAGGATATCTACACCTACTACCGCCTGCAGGCCGAGCACGGCAAAGCCGAGCAGCTGATGCGCTATGCCCTAAGCCTGTACCCCGCCCAGGCCGACCTGCACTACAAGCAGGCCCTGCTGCTGGCCGATACGGGCCGCCCCGCCCAGGCCCTGGAGGCCATAGAAGAGGCCCTGCATTTCCAGCCCCTTTCTATCGAGTACCTGGCCCAAAAGGCCCGCATTCTGGCACAAAACGGGCGTACCCGCGCGGCCTTTCGCATGCTGGAAGAAGCCCTGGTCCAGCACAACCATTCCGGAGAGCTGTACTACCACCTGGGTGTACTGCACCAGCAGGAAAAACAGTATGACCAGGCCATCCGCGCCTTTGAGGCAGCGCTGGACACAGATGCGGAGTATGAGTTTGTGCTGTCGGACATCATCTTCTGCCACGAGCTGAAATCTGAAAACCAGGCCGCCCAGCAGTTTCTGGAGCGCTACCTGGACAAAGACCCCTTCAGCGTAAATGCCTGGTATAACCTGGGCATGCTGCACCTGGCGGCCAACCGATATGAGCATGCCATCGAAGCCTTTGACTACGGCCTGGCCCTGCAGGAAGACTATACCAGCCTGCACCTGGGCAAGGCCAACGCCCTGATGGAACTGGAGCGCTACGACCTGGCTGCACGCACCCTGCTAGAGGCCCTATCCTTCGACGGGCGAGACATAAGCGCCATGCTAAACCTGGCTGAGTGCTACGAGCAGCTGGAGCAGTACAAGCGTGCCCGCTTCTACTACCGAAAACTTACCGAACTGTATGCCAGCCTGCCCGATGCCTGGTATGGCCTGGGTGCTACCCTGGAGGCCGAAGGCAAGCACCTGCAGGCCATCTACTACTACAAGAAAGCCACCGAGCGATACGAAGAGTACTATGAGGCCTGGGTGGGCATAGCCGACTGCGAGTACGAGGTGGGCAACCTGCTCAGCGCCTTCGAAGCACTAAGCAAGGCCGTGGAGGTAATGCCCGATGACTATGAGCTGTGGCAAGACTGGGCCGAAAAACTATATCGGGACGGACATGTAGAGAACGCCCTGGAACTGCTGAAGGAGGGCCTGGATACCAACCCCGAACAGATAGACCTGATGTACCAGTATGCGGCATACGCACTGCAGGCAGGACAGCGGCAGCAGGGCTACACCATGCTGGAAAATGCCCTGATCCTGGACTACGAAGCCCATACCGTACTATTCGAGTATTTTCCTCAACTTAGCAGCCTGAAACCTGTACAGCTTTTGCTGAAACAATATCGGCCGCAATGAACTTTGAGATCCCCCAACTGCCCTACCGTGCAGAAAAGCCCCGAAAAGAGGGCCTCACCATGGTGCTGGATACGGGCCTCTCCATGCGCGAAGCAGAGGACCTGATGTCTGTAGGGGCGGAGTACATCGACTTTGTAAAATTTGGCTGGACCACTGCAGCCTTTGCGCCCAACTTGAAAGAGCGCATCCGGCTGTACCGAGAGGCCGGCTGCAAGGTGTACTTTGGCGGCACCCTCTTCGAGGTATTTGCCGTACGCAATGCCCTGGACCAGTACAAAAAAATTCTGGACACCTATGGCATGACCCACCTGGAAATATCCGACGGCAGCATGGAGCTGACGGACGAACGCAAGGCCGCCTACATCCGCGAGTTCAAGGCCAACTTCAGCGTCGTAACCGAGGTGGGCAGCAAGGATGCAAGCAAGATATATGCCCCCTACATCTGGGTAGAAAAGATACAGAGCGACCTGAATGCCGGGGCCGAAATTGTAATTACCGAAGCCCGAGAGAGCGGGTCGGCCGGCGTGTTCCAAAGCAGTGGCGAGGTACGCAGCGACCTCATAGACGAAATCCTGCACGCCATCCCCCAGCAGCAGCTGCTGTTTGAGGCACCACGCAAAGACCAGCAGGTATGGTTCATCCAGCTGCTGGGGGCCAACGTAAACCTGGGCAACATCAGCAGCCGCGAGATCATAGGCCTGGAAACCCTGCGCCGGGGCCTGCGGGGCGATACCTTCCACACCTTCCTGCCCTAGCGCGGACACACACCCGACACAAGACTACTAGCCCGCATGCTAAGCCAGTACGAAGCCCTGCACCCCTATGTACTGGCCTTTGTGGTCATGGTCATTGCCTTTATGGCCGTTTTTGCCCTGTATGCCGTGTATGCCGAGCGTAAGCTGGCAGCCTGGATACAGGACCGCATGGGCCCCATGGAGGTAGGGCCCCGGGGCCTGCTACAGACCCTGGCCGACATCCTGAAGCTGCTGCTGAAGGAAACCATCGTGCCCACTACAGCCAATCGCTGGCTTTTCCTGCTGGCCCCCCTACTGGTGTTTGTCGCCATCTTCACGGGCTTCGCCTTTGTGCCGCTGGCCCCTGGGCTGGCAGGCTCGGCGGTGGATGTAAGCGCACTCTTCCTGCTGGCGGTCGTGTCGGCAGATGTGGTGGGCCTGCTGATGGCTGGCTGGGCCAGCAATAATAAGTATGCCCTGCTAGGCAGCTTTCGTTCCGTTTCTCAGATCATTAGCTACGAGATACCCGCCGGCCTGAGCGTACTGGCTGTCGTCATGGTTTTTGGCACCCTCAGCCTCAGCGACATTGTGCTGCAGCAGGGCGTGCTGGGTAGCCCCCACTACTTTCTGGGCCTATGGGAGGCCAGTGCCCATGGCGGCATTTTCAGCTGGGCGGTATTTCAGCACCCGCATTTACTGCTCGTGGCGGCTATCTTCCTGGTTGCGGGCCTGGCCGAGGCCAACCGGGCCCCCTTTGACATACCCGAGGCGGAGAGCGAGCTGGTGAGCGGCTTCCATACCGAATACAGCGGCTTCCGCTTTGCGGTGCTCATGCTGGCCGAATATGGCATGATGCTGCTGGTAGCCCTGGTGGCCACGCTGCTCTTTTTCGGCGGCTGGAATACCCCCCTGCCGAACCTGGTAGCCCTGCCTGCTGGCGTGGGCCCCGAGGACCTGAGTAGCTGGCAGCTACTCTCCAGCTTGCAGTTTGCCTACCTCACCACCGGCCTGCCGGGCAGCCTGGGCGGCCTCTTCTGGGGCGTGCTGTGGACGCTGCTAAAGGCCTTTGTCCTGGTGGGAGGCATGATGTGGGTGCGCTGGACCCTGCCCCGCCTGCGGGCCGACCAGCTGATGACCCTCTGCTGGAAATACCTGACCCCCGCTGCCCTGGCCCTGGTGCTGCTAAGCGCCCTGTGGAAGGCCACACTGCCCGTGTAGGCCACTCGAGCCAGGAAAAGACACAAGCCTTTATTGTCCCCCTCCTAGTTTTACGGCTATGCCCTCTATCTGTTGATTGTAATAAGCAATCTCTTGCCCGTATTGGTCTGTTTTTTCCTCTATTCCCTTTGCCATGAGCTGATAGCTCCTTAAGCGTGCCTCGCAATAATCACTCAGCAACTTAGTG
It encodes:
- a CDS encoding cupin domain-containing protein, which encodes MLAKINLLQLGTALLGPHTNQVVANLNDHCLRIAVNEDNQYPWHSHPDSDELFVVLNGHLRLELVDGSCIDLYPQDCYCVPRGVVYRTQALGRTVNLCYELATATTVFV
- a CDS encoding DNA adenine methylase, with protein sequence MALWPTGACTTTTTTRRVAGRRESWENPAELSALVARLRLVQIEHNDALKVLRSRDTPSAFHYVDPPYVGSDQGHYKGYTEVHFAALLDCLASLKGKFLLSCYDVPLLRQYAEAHGWTVETHQQVLSAQKVKHGGPRKQKTEVLMRNYTL
- a CDS encoding TonB-dependent receptor; the encoded protein is MKPHYPGIPKRVCTFYLFFSLYAVLPAYAQHDHAAHAAHGSTPHLMGQVLGQADGEPVPLYQASLQWRYTETGTYTDTAGFFHLIAPPQLPWQLGVQYAGYAGDTLRIESMTPLRIVLPPLQLDGIQVQGRVRSTEILALETRKIEQLGTEELFKAACCNLSESFETNATVDASMSDAITGTRDIRMLGLDGMYTQLTTEAQAYPRGLERMGALAYVPGAWVRSLEISKGVGSVVQGYEATSGQINLTLKQPMDAEKLYVNLYASDMGRTEANLNAAQRLGRHLSTIQLVHGSRLQQNNDQNGDRFLDVPRSEQYNLASRWKYQAREAGSGLVAHWGVHHYYYHPPRSRPPRKLGKPG
- a CDS encoding tetratricopeptide repeat protein — its product is MEHRYPFEEFDEQGARREADRFEASIAAEQPIFMDLATIEDIYTYYRLQAEHGKAEQLMRYALSLYPAQADLHYKQALLLADTGRPAQALEAIEEALHFQPLSIEYLAQKARILAQNGRTRAAFRMLEEALVQHNHSGELYYHLGVLHQQEKQYDQAIRAFEAALDTDAEYEFVLSDIIFCHELKSENQAAQQFLERYLDKDPFSVNAWYNLGMLHLAANRYEHAIEAFDYGLALQEDYTSLHLGKANALMELERYDLAARTLLEALSFDGRDISAMLNLAECYEQLEQYKRARFYYRKLTELYASLPDAWYGLGATLEAEGKHLQAIYYYKKATERYEEYYEAWVGIADCEYEVGNLLSAFEALSKAVEVMPDDYELWQDWAEKLYRDGHVENALELLKEGLDTNPEQIDLMYQYAAYALQAGQRQQGYTMLENALILDYEAHTVLFEYFPQLSSLKPVQLLLKQYRPQ
- a CDS encoding phosphosulfolactate synthase, giving the protein MNFEIPQLPYRAEKPRKEGLTMVLDTGLSMREAEDLMSVGAEYIDFVKFGWTTAAFAPNLKERIRLYREAGCKVYFGGTLFEVFAVRNALDQYKKILDTYGMTHLEISDGSMELTDERKAAYIREFKANFSVVTEVGSKDASKIYAPYIWVEKIQSDLNAGAEIVITEARESGSAGVFQSSGEVRSDLIDEILHAIPQQQLLFEAPRKDQQVWFIQLLGANVNLGNISSREIIGLETLRRGLRGDTFHTFLP
- a CDS encoding NADH-quinone oxidoreductase subunit H, which translates into the protein MLSQYEALHPYVLAFVVMVIAFMAVFALYAVYAERKLAAWIQDRMGPMEVGPRGLLQTLADILKLLLKETIVPTTANRWLFLLAPLLVFVAIFTGFAFVPLAPGLAGSAVDVSALFLLAVVSADVVGLLMAGWASNNKYALLGSFRSVSQIISYEIPAGLSVLAVVMVFGTLSLSDIVLQQGVLGSPHYFLGLWEASAHGGIFSWAVFQHPHLLLVAAIFLVAGLAEANRAPFDIPEAESELVSGFHTEYSGFRFAVLMLAEYGMMLLVALVATLLFFGGWNTPLPNLVALPAGVGPEDLSSWQLLSSLQFAYLTTGLPGSLGGLFWGVLWTLLKAFVLVGGMMWVRWTLPRLRADQLMTLCWKYLTPAALALVLLSALWKATLPV